One window of the Populus trichocarpa isolate Nisqually-1 chromosome 9, P.trichocarpa_v4.1, whole genome shotgun sequence genome contains the following:
- the LOC7482327 gene encoding NAC transcription factor 25: MSSLEENSSESPTMEFTEESMPNVEHSLTTPITPNITSNSSVSPPQILINSTSLPPPPAPVPVPQPPSATASPSLVLQSPSTFTLAAAAPPRPRFANDRDDDHYFNSFPPGYRFCPHDHELVIHYLTNKVKGLPLPRNKIVDVILYQYDPEYLADRYQKFGEKEWYFFTPRDRKYKNGSRPNRAANGGYWKATGADKNITHDEAVVGYRKALVYYTGKAPKGDKTNWIMHEFRVNEPIPQVRNHRDDMRLDEWVLCRIYKKQEKRNNVRNEQRNEERTNVINEQRNEEHSSGSMDDIEEDYLHDHNSNDLAAMGADYAGEIYDMGTGSLENAFPVFNELSQQPTALRGYSDGINFFPAPAHHSRTLQDTQVPNLAETFGNPAPVFPVDNWPYRQRGYQDEFLNHTNWSQVNIPGQSLDRYSVKPTYLPGNPAPLVNLRPTNTARPPHGLPYMNTAPPAGSLPPRNTARPTGCLPPTNTPFLTRRHPPTNPANSQPTKLTDVDAKLPRRPPQHL, encoded by the exons TCTGTATCACCGCCCCAAATCCTGATCAATTCAACCTCATTGCCTCCTCCACCAGCACCAGTACCAGTACCGCAGCCACCTTCTGCCACTGCTTCACCATCACTAGTACTACAGTCACCTTCTACGTTTAcattagcagcagcagcaccaccacGACCCAGATTCGCTAATGACCGTGATGACGATCATTATTTCAATAGTTTCCCACCTGGATATAGGTTTTGCCCGCATGATCATGAGCTGGTGATACATTACTTGACCAATAAGGTTAAAGGTTTGCCATTGCCTCGGAACAAAATTGTAGATGTTATTCTCTACCAATACGATCCCGAGTATCTTGCAG ATAGATACCAGAAATTTGGGGAAAAAGAATGGTACTTCTTCACCCCTCGGGACAGAAAGTACAAGAATGGAAGTAGACCAAATCGAGCTGCCAATGGTGGATACTGGAAAGCCACTGGAGCTGATAAGAACATCACACATGATGAAGCTGTTGTTGGATATAGAAAGGCACTCGTTTATTATACCGGGAAGGCTCCAAAGGGTGACAAAACCAACTGGATAATGCACGAGTTTAGAGTGAATGAACCAATTCCTCAAGTCAGAAATCATAGAGATGACATGAGG CTGGATGAATGGGTTCTGTGCAGGATTTACAAGAAACAGGAGAAGCGTAATAATGTCAGAAATGAACAAAGGAATGAAGAACGTACTAATGTCATAAATGAACAAAGGAATGAGGAACATTCTTCAGGGTCAATGGATGATATTGAGGAAGATTATCTCCATGATCATAATTCAAATGATCTGGCTGCTATGGGCGCTGACTATGCTGGGGAGATTTACGACATGGGTACTGGTTCTTTAGAGAATGCATTCCCAGTATTTAATGAGTTAAGTCAACAACCGACTGCTCTGAGAGGATACTCAGATGGTATTAACTTTTTTCCAGCTCCTGCTCACCATAGCAGGACGTTGCAAGATACACAGGTCCCCAATTTGGCTGAGACATTTGGAAATCCTGCCCCAGTTTTCCCCGTTGACAACTGGCCATACAGGCAAAGGGGATACCAAGACGAGTTTCTGAATCATACGAACTGGTCTCAGGTTAACATTCCCGGCCAATCTCTTGACCGCTATTCTGTCAAGCCAACTTATCTTCCAGGAAATCCTGCTCCTCTTGTCAACCTTCGTCCCACAAATACTGCTCGTCCTCCTCACGGCCTTCCTTACATGAATACCGCTCCGCCAGCTGGCAGCCTTCCTCCTAGAAATACTGCTCGTCCTACTGGCTGCCTTCCTCCCACAAATACTCCTTTTCTTACCAGGCGCCATCCTCCCACAAATCCTGCAAATAGTCAGCCAACGAAACTGACGGATGTTGATGCCAAACTTCCCAGACGGCCTCCTCAGCACTTATGA
- the LOC7467373 gene encoding NAC transcription factor 32 isoform X2: MSCQGDIAFECPTMEFTEESKPNVQVSATTSGVSNSLSEPFKPSPSSPSSVNSSQPSPRISGHDHVINPDNNDDDGDSYFNNFPAGYRFCPHNHELVLHYLKNKVSGLPLPRNRIADVSLYQHNPEELAEQFKHYGEREWYFFTPRDKKYRNGTRPNRAAGGGYWKATGADKKIVHDKAIVGYRKSLVYYNGKAPKGDKTNWMMHEFRMEAAAPPIRNNINDMRLDEWVLCRIYKKIQKPVKYREQFSSQKHQLLIGPNDLAAMDGDRNSVILQPRSHFYQRLMKILSPCF, translated from the exons ATGTCCTGCCAAGGAGACATTGCTTTCGAGTGTCCTACTATGGAGTTTACTGAGGAATCAAAGCCGAACGTACAGGTTTCTGCTACCACTTCAGGGGTTTCAAACAGTCTTTCAGAGCCTTTCAAGCCATCACCAAGCTCACCATCTTCTGTGAATTCTTCACAACCATCACCAAGAATTTCTGGTCATGATCATGTGATAAATCcagataataatgatgatgatggtgacaGCTATTTCAATAATTTTCCAGCCGGTTATAGGTTTTGCCCTCATAACCATGAGCTGGTTTTGCATTACTTGAAGAATAAGGTCAGTGGGCTGCCATTGCCTAGGAACAGGATTGCTGATGTTTCACTTTATCAACATAATCCCGAGGAGCTTGCAG AGCAATTTAAGCACTATGGAGAAAGGGAATGGTATTTTTTTACACCAAGGGACAAGAAGTACAGAAATGGAACTAGGCCGAATCGAGCAGCAGGCGGCGGATACTGGAAAGCCACTGGAGCTGATAAGAAAATCGTACACGATAAGGCTATTGTTGGATATAGGAAGTCACTGGTTTATTATAATGGAAAGGCCCCTAAGGGTGATAAAACCAACTGGATGATGCATGAATTTAGAATGGAAGCTGCAGCTCCTCCAATCAGAAATAACATAAATGACATGAGG CTTGATGAATGGGTTTTGTGTAGGATTTACAAGAAAATTCAGAAGCCTGTCAAATATCGAGAGCAATTTTCTTCACAGAAACACCAGCTCCTTATTGGTCCAAATGATCTGGCTGCTATGGATGGTGACCGCAACAGTG TTATTCTGCAGCCCAGGTCCCATTTTTACCAGAGACTTATGAAGATCCTGTCCCCATGCTTCTGA
- the LOC7467373 gene encoding NAC domain-containing protein 102 isoform X1 — MSCQGDIAFECPTMEFTEESKPNVQVSATTSGVSNSLSEPFKPSPSSPSSVNSSQPSPRISGHDHVINPDNNDDDGDSYFNNFPAGYRFCPHNHELVLHYLKNKVSGLPLPRNRIADVSLYQHNPEELAEQFKHYGEREWYFFTPRDKKYRNGTRPNRAAGGGYWKATGADKKIVHDKAIVGYRKSLVYYNGKAPKGDKTNWMMHEFRMEAAAPPIRNNINDMRLDEWVLCRIYKKIQKPVKYREQFSSQKHQLLIGPNDLAAMDGDRNSGNDSWENPWQQQATPPLAGFDDLFFFCNSYSAAQVPFLPETYEDPVPMLLSSDFSKGLPEEIWNPPILQFDLAETFNLYGSTEDNPETITNLPAENLRINPSPASTGRSVNIRNDC, encoded by the exons ATGTCCTGCCAAGGAGACATTGCTTTCGAGTGTCCTACTATGGAGTTTACTGAGGAATCAAAGCCGAACGTACAGGTTTCTGCTACCACTTCAGGGGTTTCAAACAGTCTTTCAGAGCCTTTCAAGCCATCACCAAGCTCACCATCTTCTGTGAATTCTTCACAACCATCACCAAGAATTTCTGGTCATGATCATGTGATAAATCcagataataatgatgatgatggtgacaGCTATTTCAATAATTTTCCAGCCGGTTATAGGTTTTGCCCTCATAACCATGAGCTGGTTTTGCATTACTTGAAGAATAAGGTCAGTGGGCTGCCATTGCCTAGGAACAGGATTGCTGATGTTTCACTTTATCAACATAATCCCGAGGAGCTTGCAG AGCAATTTAAGCACTATGGAGAAAGGGAATGGTATTTTTTTACACCAAGGGACAAGAAGTACAGAAATGGAACTAGGCCGAATCGAGCAGCAGGCGGCGGATACTGGAAAGCCACTGGAGCTGATAAGAAAATCGTACACGATAAGGCTATTGTTGGATATAGGAAGTCACTGGTTTATTATAATGGAAAGGCCCCTAAGGGTGATAAAACCAACTGGATGATGCATGAATTTAGAATGGAAGCTGCAGCTCCTCCAATCAGAAATAACATAAATGACATGAGG CTTGATGAATGGGTTTTGTGTAGGATTTACAAGAAAATTCAGAAGCCTGTCAAATATCGAGAGCAATTTTCTTCACAGAAACACCAGCTCCTTATTGGTCCAAATGATCTGGCTGCTATGGATGGTGACCGCAACAGTGGTAATGATTCATGGGAAAATCCATGGCAGCAACAGGCTACTCCTCCTTTAGCTGGATTTGATGACTTATTTTTCTTCTGCAACAGTTATTCTGCAGCCCAGGTCCCATTTTTACCAGAGACTTATGAAGATCCTGTCCCCATGCTTCTGAGTTCCGACTTTTCAAAAGGGTTACcagaagaaatatggaatcctCCCATCCTTCAATTTGATCTAGCTGAAACATTTAATTTGTATGGTAGCACGGAAGATAATCCTGAGACCATCACTAATCTCCCAGCTGAGAATCTCCGAATCAATCCTTCTCCTGCAAGCACCGGTCGATCTGTCAACATCAGAAACGACTGTTGA
- the LOC7482326 gene encoding uncharacterized protein LOC7482326 isoform X1, with protein sequence MDKVSTITTLTTRRPKWQYPPAQPTPRILHLPRRPRRKPQVPKANATKPSSQRDEKGKLEALFDQERGFARGVVPIMMASGSRGYQCFEEERRERVEERESVVMEEEKWRFQAEMLRAECNLLRMEREIAVKKMERRRVQMERILRSAVETLLSGRKGICDGKDASMVLDEEIQELVEKLEKLQRRSGVKDLEGRKCSNLDRQVSLLQRGLKNFGGESDEKCVKEIQEVAEASMSIKTNCSVHETFASNRSCNQMEILRRKMEGLSNRSLLERMEDEYGSMHSTASSSAANYASSSKRIIEFPDKPSSSTRQPCKEEKTCSGCCKIIVRSVIEQVQAETEQWSQMQEMLGQVRNEMEELQASRDFWEDRALDSDCQIQSLNSAVQEWRQKALSSEAKANELQNQVAVLQEELERLRKERVKETSRSKNLPSISLEAPNETEKRVLVCRLKENRNTNDDCRQKKAFSDGSRKPHACAGGLDAPKRSLFRDIGNSSPLARQNSRAVFPLHYPVQENFKF encoded by the exons ATGGATAAAGTATCGACAATAACAACATTGACAACAAGGAGACCAAAATGGCAATACCCACCAGCCCAACCAACTCCAAGAATCCTCCATTTACCTCGAAGGCCTCGCAGGAAACCACAAGTGCCAAAGGCCAATGCCACAAAGCCAAGTTCACAAAGAGACGAGAAAGGAAAGTTAGAGGCTTTGTTTGATCAAGAAAGAGGGTTTGCAAGAGGGGTTGTGCCAATTATGATGGCTAGCGGTAGCAGGGGTTATCAGTGCTTTGAGGAGGAGAGGAGGGAGAGAGTGGAGGAGAGGGAGAGTGTGGTGATGGAGGAGGAGAAGTGGAGGTTTCAAGCTGAGATGTTGAGGGCAGAGTGTAATTTGTTGCGGATGGAGAGAGAGATTGCTGTCAAGAAGATGGAGAGAAGAAGAGTTCAAATGGAGAGGATTCTGAGATCTGCTGTTGAAACTCTGCTTTCT GGGAGAAAAGGGATTTGTGATGGCAAGGATGCGAGCATGGTATTGGATGAAGAGATTCAAGAATTGGTAGAGAAGCTAGAGAAGTTGCAAAGAAGATCAGGGGTTAAGGATTTAGAAGGTCGAAAGTGTAGTAATTTAGATAGACAAGTATCTCTTCTTCAAAGAGGGCTAAAGAACTTTGGAGGAGAATCGGACGAGAAATGCGTTAAGGAGATCCAAGAGGTGGCGGAAGCAAGCATGTCCATAAAAACAAACTGCAGTGTCCATGAGACTTTTGCTTCAAATCGCAGTTGCAAT CAGATGGAGATACTGAGAAGGAAAATGGAGGGATTGTCGAATAGAAGCTTGTTGGAGAGAATGGAAGATGAGTATGGTTCAATGCACTCTACAGCCAGCAGTTCTGCTGCCAATTATGCCTCCTCTTCCAAGAGAATAATAGAATTTCCTGATAAGCCTTCATCTTCAACAAGACAACCATGCAAG GAGGAGAAAACATGCTCTGGGTGCTGCAAGATCATAGTGCGGAGCGTCATAGAGCAAGTTCAGGCTGAGACAGAGCAATGGTCCCAAATGCAAGAGATGCTTGGGCAAGTCAGGAATGAGATGGAAGAGTTGCAGGCTTCTAGAGATTTTTGGGAAGATCGAGCACTTGATTCTGATTGTCAAATTCAATCCCTGAATTCTGCT GTGCAAGAATGGAGACAGAAAGCCCTCTCTTCTGAAGCCAAGGCAAATGAGCTACAAAATCAGGTAGCTGTGCTTCAAGAGGAGCTCGAGAGGTTGAGGAAGGAAAGAGTTAAAGAGACATCAAGGTCTAAAAACTTACCATCAATTTCTTTGGAGGCTCCAAATGAGACTGAGAAGCGAGTATTAGTTTGTCGTTTGAAGGAAAACCGTAATACTAATGATGATTGTCGCCAGAAGAAGGCCTTTAGTGATGGCAGCAGAAAGCCACACGCCTGCGCCGGTGGACTTGATGCTCCAAAACGGTCACTTTTTAGAGATATTGGAAATTCATCTCCCTTGGCGAGACAAAATAGTAGAGCAGTTTTCCCTTTGCACTACCCTGTGCAGGAAAACTTCAAATTctga
- the LOC7482326 gene encoding uncharacterized protein LOC7482326 isoform X2, giving the protein MDKVSTITTLTTRRPKWQYPPAQPTPRILHLPRRPRRKPQVPKANATKPSSQRDEKGKLEALFDQERGFARGVVPIMMASGSRGYQCFEEERRERVEERESVVMEEEKWRFQAEMLRAECNLLRMEREIAVKKMERRRVQMERILRSAVETLLSGRKGICDGKDASMVLDEEIQELVEKLEKLQRRSGVKDLEGRKCSNLDRQVSLLQRGLKNFGGESDEKCVKEIQEVAEASMSIKTNCSVHETFASNRSCNMEILRRKMEGLSNRSLLERMEDEYGSMHSTASSSAANYASSSKRIIEFPDKPSSSTRQPCKEEKTCSGCCKIIVRSVIEQVQAETEQWSQMQEMLGQVRNEMEELQASRDFWEDRALDSDCQIQSLNSAVQEWRQKALSSEAKANELQNQVAVLQEELERLRKERVKETSRSKNLPSISLEAPNETEKRVLVCRLKENRNTNDDCRQKKAFSDGSRKPHACAGGLDAPKRSLFRDIGNSSPLARQNSRAVFPLHYPVQENFKF; this is encoded by the exons ATGGATAAAGTATCGACAATAACAACATTGACAACAAGGAGACCAAAATGGCAATACCCACCAGCCCAACCAACTCCAAGAATCCTCCATTTACCTCGAAGGCCTCGCAGGAAACCACAAGTGCCAAAGGCCAATGCCACAAAGCCAAGTTCACAAAGAGACGAGAAAGGAAAGTTAGAGGCTTTGTTTGATCAAGAAAGAGGGTTTGCAAGAGGGGTTGTGCCAATTATGATGGCTAGCGGTAGCAGGGGTTATCAGTGCTTTGAGGAGGAGAGGAGGGAGAGAGTGGAGGAGAGGGAGAGTGTGGTGATGGAGGAGGAGAAGTGGAGGTTTCAAGCTGAGATGTTGAGGGCAGAGTGTAATTTGTTGCGGATGGAGAGAGAGATTGCTGTCAAGAAGATGGAGAGAAGAAGAGTTCAAATGGAGAGGATTCTGAGATCTGCTGTTGAAACTCTGCTTTCT GGGAGAAAAGGGATTTGTGATGGCAAGGATGCGAGCATGGTATTGGATGAAGAGATTCAAGAATTGGTAGAGAAGCTAGAGAAGTTGCAAAGAAGATCAGGGGTTAAGGATTTAGAAGGTCGAAAGTGTAGTAATTTAGATAGACAAGTATCTCTTCTTCAAAGAGGGCTAAAGAACTTTGGAGGAGAATCGGACGAGAAATGCGTTAAGGAGATCCAAGAGGTGGCGGAAGCAAGCATGTCCATAAAAACAAACTGCAGTGTCCATGAGACTTTTGCTTCAAATCGCAGTTGCAAT ATGGAGATACTGAGAAGGAAAATGGAGGGATTGTCGAATAGAAGCTTGTTGGAGAGAATGGAAGATGAGTATGGTTCAATGCACTCTACAGCCAGCAGTTCTGCTGCCAATTATGCCTCCTCTTCCAAGAGAATAATAGAATTTCCTGATAAGCCTTCATCTTCAACAAGACAACCATGCAAG GAGGAGAAAACATGCTCTGGGTGCTGCAAGATCATAGTGCGGAGCGTCATAGAGCAAGTTCAGGCTGAGACAGAGCAATGGTCCCAAATGCAAGAGATGCTTGGGCAAGTCAGGAATGAGATGGAAGAGTTGCAGGCTTCTAGAGATTTTTGGGAAGATCGAGCACTTGATTCTGATTGTCAAATTCAATCCCTGAATTCTGCT GTGCAAGAATGGAGACAGAAAGCCCTCTCTTCTGAAGCCAAGGCAAATGAGCTACAAAATCAGGTAGCTGTGCTTCAAGAGGAGCTCGAGAGGTTGAGGAAGGAAAGAGTTAAAGAGACATCAAGGTCTAAAAACTTACCATCAATTTCTTTGGAGGCTCCAAATGAGACTGAGAAGCGAGTATTAGTTTGTCGTTTGAAGGAAAACCGTAATACTAATGATGATTGTCGCCAGAAGAAGGCCTTTAGTGATGGCAGCAGAAAGCCACACGCCTGCGCCGGTGGACTTGATGCTCCAAAACGGTCACTTTTTAGAGATATTGGAAATTCATCTCCCTTGGCGAGACAAAATAGTAGAGCAGTTTTCCCTTTGCACTACCCTGTGCAGGAAAACTTCAAATTctga
- the LOC7467372 gene encoding photosystem II 5 kDa protein, chloroplastic, producing the protein MASITMTASFLTGSAMAKQPSTTPRRGLIVAKASRATEGVNVEMKNREESSGGRRDLMFAAAAAAAYSIARVAIADEEPRRGTPEAKKKYAPICVTMPTARICRN; encoded by the coding sequence ATGGCATCCATAACCATGACAGCCTCATTCCTAACTGGTTCCGCCATGGCCAAACAGCCTTCGACAACCCCACGTAGAGGGCTCATTGTGGCCAAGGCCTCAAGAGCCACAGAGGGAGTCAACGTGGAGATGAAGAACAGAGAAGAGAGCAGCGGTGGGAGGAGGGATTTGATGTTtgcagctgcagctgctgctgcCTACTCCATTGCCAGAGTCGCCATCGCTGATGAAGAACCTCGGCGAGGGACCCCAGAAGCTAAGAAGAAGTATGCTCCTATTTGTGTCACAATGCCAACTGCTCGTATCTGCCGCAACTGA
- the LOC7467371 gene encoding sulfite reductase [ferredoxin], chloroplastic, with protein sequence MTTATSYGAAHSAVLKEGKKIQIGSYGGLRSRNSVGLSRRHVNLFSVSIARPNPLIRAVSTPVKPETETKRSKVEIIKEHSNFIRYPLNEELLTDAPNINESATQIIKFHGSYQQYNRDERGARSYSFMLRTKNPCGKVPNKLYLTMDDLADQFGIGTLRLTTRQTFQLHGVLKKNLKTVMSSIIHSMGSTLGACGDLNRNVLAPAAPFARKDYQFAQQTADNIAALLTPQSGFYYDMWVDGEKIMSAEPPEVVKARNDNSHGTNFPDSPEPIYGTQFLPRKFKIAVTVPTDNSVDLLTNDVGVVVVTDADGEPQGFNLFVGGGMGRTHRLETTFPRLAEPLGYVPKEDILCAVKAIVVTQRENGRRDDRKYSRMKYLISSWGIEKFRSVVEQYYGKKFEPSRELPEWEFKSYLGWHEQGDGGLFCGLHVDSGRIGGKMKATLREIIEKYNLDVRLTPNQNVILCGIRKAWKRPITTALAQAGLLQPKYVDPLNLTAMACPALPLCPLAITEAERGIPDILKRIRAVFEKVGLKYNESVVIRATGCPNGCARPYMAELGFVGDGPNSYQLWLGGTPNQTSLARTFMNKVKIHDLEKVLEPLFYNWKRKRQSKESFGDFTNRVGFETLQEWVEKWDGVVATRSTYNLRLFTDKDTYEKMDELAKLQNKTAHQLAMEVIRNYASAQQNGKGE encoded by the exons ATGACGACGGCGACGTCGTACGGAGCAGCTCATAGTGCAGTGTTGAAGGAGGGGAAGAAGATTCAGATAGGGAGTTATGGTGGATTGAGGAGTAGGAATTCAGTTGGTTTGAGTAGGAGACATGTCAATTTGTTTTCAGTTTCAATTGCTAGACCTAATCCGCTTATCAGAGCTGTCTCCACG CCAGTAAAGCCGGAGACTGAAACTAAGCGTAGCAAGGTTGAGATAATCAAAGAACACAGCAATTTTATCAGGTACCCTCTTAATGAGGAGTTGCTCACAGATGCCCCGAACATTAATGAGTCTGCTACACAAATAATCAAGTTCCATGGGAGCTATCAGCAGTATAACAGAGATGAACGAGGGGCAAGATCTTACTCTTTTATGCTTCGTACAAAGAATCCATGTGGGAAAGTCCCGAACAAATTGTACTTGACCATGGATGATCTTGCTGATCAGTTTGGAATCGGAACACTTCGATTGACAACCAGGCAAACATTTCAGCTCCACGGTGTTCTAAAGAAGAACCTCAAGACTGTGATGAGCAGCATTATCCATAGCATGGGTTCAACTCTTGGTGCATGCGGTGATCTTAACAGGAATGTTTTGGCCCCTGCTGCTCCATTTGCAAGAAAAGATTACCAATTTGCACAGCAAACCGCTGATAATATTGCTGCACTTCTAACTCCCCAGTCTGGTTTCTACTATGATATGTGGGTGGATGGAGAGAAAATAATGTCGGCAGAACCTCCAGAGGTAGTGAAGGCCCGCAATGACAATTCTCATGGAACCAATTTTCCTGATTCACCAGAGCCCATCTATGGAACTCAATTCTTGCCTAGGAAGTTCAAAATCGCAGTCACTGTGCCAACAGACAACTCTGTGGACCTTCTCACAAATGACGTTGGTGTGGTTGTTGTTACTGATGCTGATGGTGAACCTCAggggtttaatttattt GTTGGTGGTGGTATGGGAAGAACTCATAGGCTAGAGACCACTTTTCCTCGGTTGGCAGAACCATTGGGTTATGTACCAAAAGAAGACATTCTATGTGCAGTGAAAGCTATTGTTGTCACTCAACGAGAAAATGGGAGGAGAGATGATCGTAAATACAGTAGAATGAAATATTTGATAAGCTCCTGGGGAATTGAGAAGTTTAGAAGTGTTGTGGAGCAATATTATGGGAAGAAATTTGAGCCTTCCCGTGAGTTGCCTGAGTGGGAATTTAAAAGTTACTTGGGATGGCACGAGCAG GGTGATGGTGGCTTGTTTTGTGGGCTCCATGTTGATAGTGGTCGTATTGGGGGGAAAATGAAGGCGACATTAAGGGAAATAATAGAAAAGTACAATTTGGATGTCCGTCTCACACCAAACCAGAACGTCATCTTGTGTGGTATTCGCAAAGCATGGAAGCGCCCAATCACCACTGCTCTTGCACAGGCTGGTTTACTG CAACCCAAGTATGTAGACCCCCTCAATTTGACTGCAATGGCATGTCCAGCTTTACCACTGTGCCCATTGGCAATAACCGAAGCTGAACGGGGAATACCTGACATCCTCAAACGTATTAGAGCTGTATTCGAGAAG GTTGGTCTCAAATACAATGAATCTGTGGTAATAAGGGCAACTGGCTGTCCCAATGGCTGTGCCAGACCATACATGGCTGAACTTGGATTTGTTGGTGATGGCCCTAATAGCTACCAG CTTTGGCTTGGGGGAACACCCAATCAAACTTCATTAGCAAGAACCTTTATGAACAAGGTTAAGATTCATGACCTTGAAAAGGTTTTGGAACCTCTGTTTTATaattggaaaaggaaaagacaatCCAAAGAATCATTTGGCGACTTCACAAACCGAGTG GGATTTGAAACTCTTCAAGAGTGGGTTGAGAAATGGGATGGTGTGGTGGCTACACGGTCCACATACAACCTGAGACTTTTTACTGATAAGGATACATATGAAAAAATGGATGAACTTGCAAAATTGCAGAATAAGACTGCTCATCAGCTGGCCATGGAAGTTATTCGCAATTATGCTTCTGCCCAGCAAAATGGGAAAGGGGAATGA
- the LOC7482325 gene encoding calcium-dependent protein kinase 8, with the protein MGNCCFTPSGASASEKKVKGKKKKQNPFFGDSYAVTNGSGDVDKLWVLKEPTGRDILAHYDLGRELGRGEFGITYLCTDVNSGDKFACKSISKKKLRTAVDIDDVRREVEIMKHLPAHPNIVTLKASYEDDTAVHIVMELCEGGELFDRIVARGHYTERAAAAVMRTIVEVVQMCHKHGVMHRDLKPENFLFANKKETAVLKAIDFGLSVFFKPGERFNEIVGSPYYMAPEILKRNYGPEVDVWSAGVILYILLCGVPPFWAETEQGVAQAIIRSFIDFKRDPWPRVSDNAKDLVKKMLNPDPKLRLTAQQVLEHPWIQNAKKAPNVPLGETVRARLKQFSVMNKLKKRALRVIAEHLSVEEVAGIKEAFDMMDTGKRGSINLEELRVGLQKLGQNIADADLRILMEAADVDGDGALNYGEFVAISVHIKKMGNDEHLHKAFAFFDRNQSGYIEIEELRESLNDDVDTNNEDVINAIMHDVDTDKDGRISYEEFATMMKAGTDWRKASRQYSRERFNNLSITLRRDGSLQAAT; encoded by the exons ATGGGTAATTGCTGTTTTACCCCTTCCGGGGCTTCTGCCTCTGAGAAGAAAGTCAAaggtaaaaagaagaagcaaaatccATTCTTTGGTGATAGTTATGCTGTAACCAATGGATCCGGAGATGTAGATAAGCTTTGGGTCCTGAAAGAACCCACTGGCAGGGATATTTTAGCGCATTATGATCTGGGTCGTGAGCTTGGCCGTGGTGAGTTTGGTATTACATATTTGTGCACCGATGTAAACTCTGGTGACAAGTTTGCCTGCAAGTCCATATCAAAGAAGAAGCTGAGGACTGCTGTGGATATTGATGACGTGAGGAGGGAGGTGGAGATAATGAAGCATTTGCCTGCTCATCCAAATATCGTGACCTTAAAGGCTAGTTATGAGGATGATACTGCTGTGCACATTGTGATGGAATTGTGTGAGGGAGGAGAGTTGTTTGATAGGATTGTAGCGAGGGGGCATTACACAGAAAGAGCAGCTGCTGCAGTTATGCGAACTATTGTGGAAGTTGTTCAG ATGTGCCATAAGCATGGAGTCATGCATCGAGATCTCAAACCAGAGAACTTCCTATTTGCAAATAAGAAGGAAACCGCTGTGTTGAAGGCAATTGATTTTGGATTGTCAGTCTTCTTCAAACCTG GTGAGAGATTTAATGAGATAGTTGGAAGTCCTTATTACATGGCTCCAGAGATTCTAAAGCGCAACTATGGCCCTGAAGTTGATGTCTGGAGTGCTGGAGTCATTCTTTATATATTACTTTGTGGTGTCCCTCCTTTCTGGGCAG AAACTGAGCAAGGGGTAGCGCAGGCAATTATTCGCTCTTTCATTGATTTCAAGAGGGATCCTTGGCCTAGAGTTTCTGATAATGCGAAGGATCTTGTGAAGAAAATGCTTAATCCTGATCCTAAGCTAAGGCTTACTGCTCAGCAAGTGCTCG AGCATCCTTGGATACAAAATGCAAAGAAGGCTCCAAATGTCCCACTCGGTGAGACTGTGAGAGCAAGACTCAAACAGTTTTCTGTGATGAATAAGCTCAAGAAAAGAGCCCTGAGG GTGATAGCTGAACACTTGTCGGTGGAGGAAGTAGCTGGCATAAAGGAGGCCTTTGATATGATGGACACTGGCAAAAGAGGCAGCATTAACCTTGAGGAGCTTAGGGTTGGGTTACAAAAGCTTGGCCAAAATATTGCTGATGCAGATCTTCGAATCCTTATGGAAGCT GCTGATGTTGATGGTGATGGAGCTCTAAATTATGGAGAGTTTGTTGCAATTTcagttcacattaaaaaaatgggCAATGACGAACACCTGCATAAAGCTTTTGCATTTTTTGATCGAAACCAGAGCGGTTACATTGAGATCGAAGAGTTGCGAGAATCCTTGAATGATGATGTTGACACCAATAATGAGGATGTTATCAATGCCATTATGCATGATGTCGACACAGACAAG GATGGGCGCATAAGTTATGAGGAGTTTGCCACGATGATGAAGGCTGGTACAGACTGGAGAAAAGCCTCAAGGCAATATTCACGGGAAAGATTTAACAATCTGAGCATAACTTTAAGGAGGGATGGATCATTGCAGGCAGCCACTTGA